GTGAAGGCGCCGGAAGCACTGGCGAAGCACCTCGAGGAGTTGATCCTGTAGGATCCGAGGGTAGAGCATCGTGGCGGTTCTGTGGATGAGTCCGGCAAAGGAATCTCGTGAGATCCCCTCACACGTCCCCGTGCTGTTGGACGAGGTGCTGGCCTACCTCGCGCCGCGGCCGGGCGCGGTGATCGTCGACGCCACCCTCGGGGAGGGGGGACACGCAGAGGCGATTCTGAACCGCATCGCCCCGGCGGGGCGCCTGATCGGGTTGGACCGAGACGGCGATGCCGTGCTCCGATCCGAGGACCGATTGCGTCCGTTCGGGCAGAACGTCATCGTCCGTCAGGCCAACTTTGCGATGCTGGCATCGGCCCTCGACGAGGCCGGGGTTGGGTACGTCGACGGCGTCCTGTTCGACCTGGGCGTCTCGAGCCGGCAACTCTTCGAGCCGGAGCGCGGGTTTAGCTTCGACCGGCAGGGCCCGCTCGATATGCGCATGGACCTTCGGCAGCCGAACACAGCGGCGGAGTTGGTCAACACCTTGAGCGAGCGGGAGCTGGCCAACCTCATCTTCCGGTACGGGGAGGAACGCGCGTCGCGGCGGATCGCGCGTCAGATCGTCAGCCGCAGACCCCTCGAGACCACACGCGACCTGGTGCGCGCGGTCGAGGCGGCGGTGGGGGGCGGCCGCGGGCGTCTGCATCCCGCCACCCGGACGTTCCAAGCGCTCCGCATCGCCACCAACGCAGAGACCGATGCGCTCGCCGCCGGGCTCCCCCAGGCCATCGACCGGCTCCGGCCGGGGGGACGCATCTGCGTGATCGCGTTTCATTCGCTGGAAGACCGCATCGTGAAGCAGGCGCTGAGCCTCGCGGCGCGGGGATGCAGCTGCCCTCCGGACGCACCCATCTGTACCTGCGGCCGCCAGCGGACCGTGCGCATCATCACGAAGAAGCCGGTCACGCCGACGCCCGCAGAGATGCACCGGAATCCCCGCGCGCGGAGCGCCCGGTTGCGTGCCGCGGAGCGATTGAGTGAGCCGGCCCTCGGGCAGACGGCCGGGCGCCCCGCGATCTAATATGATGCCGGCTGTGCAGCAACGCGACTCTTCGTCCCCGGTGCTGATCCCGGAGCATTGGGGCTCACGAGGGAAGGAGGCGACCCGGCGTCGGCGGAGGCGTTCCCCAGTACTCGTGGTCCTCACCGTCGCAGCATTCACCGTGCTCCCATTTCTCGCATACATCGCGGAAACGTCCAACGCAGCACACATCGGCTATCGAATCCTGCAGCTGACCCATGATATCGCCGCGCTTGAATCCGAGCATGAGCGCCTCCAGGCCATCGCCTCCTCCCTCCGGGCCCCAGACCGCATCGAGCGTCTCGCGACCGCGCGTCTGGGGCTCCAGGCGCCGCGGGCAGGCCAGATCGCGTCCCTTCCGCTTCCACCGATCGCATCGCGTCACGTGTCTCCCTCCCTCCCCGGGTGGTGGGAACGGATCGACGAGTACTTCCACCGGAGTGAGGCGGCGGCCGCAGAGCCGCCGCAATGACCGGACGGCCGCACGCGTCCGCCGAGCGACCGGCGACCGCCACCTGCCGTTTGCGAATCACGGCGGTCTTTGCCGCCTGGATCGCCGCGTTTGTCCTTCTCGGCGGCCGGCTCTTCGATCTTCAAATCTTGCACGGACCCGGGCTGGCGCGGCTGGCGATCCGCCAGCAGCTTGAATCGATCCGGCTGCCCGGCCGGCGCGGATTCATCCTCGATCGGACCGGATCCCGGCTCGCGGTGAACGTCGAGGCCGACTCGATCTACGCGGTCCCCCGCGCCATTCCTGATCCCGAGGCGTTCGCGCGGGAAGTGGCCATCCCTCTCCATCTCACACCGAGAGGCGTGACGGCCCGCCTGCGCCGCGGCGGGCCATACTTTGCGTGGCTCGCGCGCCGGCAACCGCCCGAAGCGATCGACGCGGTTCGCGCCCTGGAGTTGGGGGACGCCATCGGGATCTGGCCCGACACGCGGCGCGCCTATCCGGCGGGGACGCTGGCCGCCAGCGTGATTGGGTTTACCGGGGTGGATGACGCCGGCCTCGCCGGCCTGGAGTTGCAGTACGATGGAAGCCTCCGCGGCGTCGCGGGGATCGGCACCGCCAATCGCGATGCGATCGGCCGGGAACTGGTGCAGACCGAGCGCATCGTGTCGCCTCCCCACGACGGCAACACGTTGGTGCTCACGATCGATCAGGTGGTGCAGCATGTCGCCGAACGTGAGCTCACGCGGGCGATCGCCGGCGCCGGGGCCCAGGGCGGTGTGGCCATCGTCATGGATCCGCAGACCGGCGCGATTCTCGCCCTCGTCACCGCCCCCACGTTCGATCCCAATCGGTATCAGGCCGTGCCGCCCGCCCGGTGGAAAAATCGGGCGGTGGCCGATGTGTACGAGCCGGGATCGACGTTCAAGCTGATCCTGGTTGCCGCCGCGCTCAGCAGCCACGCGGTCAGGCTCACAGAGACCTTTGCCGATCCAGGGAAGATTCGGATCAACGGGGCGACGATTCACGACGCCGAGCCACCCGACCCCAAGCACACCATCCTGTCGCTCACCGAGATCGTCAAGTATTCGAGTAACGTCGGGGCGGCGCAGGTCGCCACCCGCCTGGGGAAGGATAGGCTCTCCGCGTACATCGAGCAGTTCGGCTTTGGCCGGCCGAGCGGGATCGATCTGCCCGGCGAGGCGGCCGGGATCATCCGCCCGGTCAGCCAGTGGTACGGGCCGTCGCTCCAGAACATCGGGTTCGGCCAGGGCATCTCGGTCACCCCGATCCAGCTGCTGGTCGCCGCGTCCGCGTTGGCCACCCGCGGGATGGCCGTGCACCCGCATGTGGTCGAAGCGATTCGGGACGCTGCGGGGCACGCCATCGCGACCCCCGGGAACCTTCCCCCGCGCCAGATCATCGAGCCCGAGGTCGCCGACCAGGTCCTCGCGATGATGCGGCAGGT
This window of the bacterium genome carries:
- the rsmH gene encoding 16S rRNA (cytosine(1402)-N(4))-methyltransferase RsmH, producing the protein MSPAKESREIPSHVPVLLDEVLAYLAPRPGAVIVDATLGEGGHAEAILNRIAPAGRLIGLDRDGDAVLRSEDRLRPFGQNVIVRQANFAMLASALDEAGVGYVDGVLFDLGVSSRQLFEPERGFSFDRQGPLDMRMDLRQPNTAAELVNTLSERELANLIFRYGEERASRRIARQIVSRRPLETTRDLVRAVEAAVGGGRGRLHPATRTFQALRIATNAETDALAAGLPQAIDRLRPGGRICVIAFHSLEDRIVKQALSLAARGCSCPPDAPICTCGRQRTVRIITKKPVTPTPAEMHRNPRARSARLRAAERLSEPALGQTAGRPAI
- a CDS encoding penicillin-binding transpeptidase domain-containing protein — protein: MTGRPHASAERPATATCRLRITAVFAAWIAAFVLLGGRLFDLQILHGPGLARLAIRQQLESIRLPGRRGFILDRTGSRLAVNVEADSIYAVPRAIPDPEAFAREVAIPLHLTPRGVTARLRRGGPYFAWLARRQPPEAIDAVRALELGDAIGIWPDTRRAYPAGTLAASVIGFTGVDDAGLAGLELQYDGSLRGVAGIGTANRDAIGRELVQTERIVSPPHDGNTLVLTIDQVVQHVAERELTRAIAGAGAQGGVAIVMDPQTGAILALVTAPTFDPNRYQAVPPARWKNRAVADVYEPGSTFKLILVAAALSSHAVRLTETFADPGKIRINGATIHDAEPPDPKHTILSLTEIVKYSSNVGAAQVATRLGKDRLSAYIEQFGFGRPSGIDLPGEAAGIIRPVSQWYGPSLQNIGFGQGISVTPIQLLVAASALATRGMAVHPHVVEAIRDAAGHAIATPGNLPPRQIIEPEVADQVLAMMRQVVEGGTGVKARLDGYVVAGKTGTAQRPGASGGYEPGAYVSSFVGVVPASAPRLAILVLVDRPRGVYFGGDIAAPAFREIARQVLWYLRVPPTGAAE